From a region of the Armatimonadota bacterium genome:
- a CDS encoding OsmC family protein — MSEEMRVQVRLEQEGRYRFRVDLGRPDWNLVVDEPPPLGEGAGPNPARLLATAVGHCLGSSLQYCLERARVSGTELSATVEVEVRRNERGRWRVAGMRAELDLSRVREDQKDALARCLALFEDFCIITASVRQGIPVAVGIRVNGERISGT, encoded by the coding sequence ATGTCCGAGGAGATGCGGGTTCAGGTGCGGCTGGAGCAGGAAGGCCGGTACCGGTTCCGGGTGGATCTGGGGCGGCCGGACTGGAATCTCGTGGTGGACGAACCCCCGCCCCTTGGGGAAGGGGCGGGCCCAAACCCCGCGCGGCTTCTGGCCACCGCGGTGGGGCACTGCCTGGGGAGTAGCCTCCAGTACTGCCTGGAGCGGGCAAGGGTGTCGGGGACGGAGCTCTCCGCCACCGTGGAGGTGGAGGTTCGCCGCAACGAGCGGGGTCGGTGGCGGGTGGCGGGAATGCGGGCCGAGCTGGATCTGTCCCGTGTGCGGGAGGACCAGAAGGACGCTCTGGCCCGGTGCCTGGCGCTCTTCGAGGACTTCTGCATCATCACCGCGAGCGTCCGGCAGGGCATCCCCG